A region of Macaca thibetana thibetana isolate TM-01 chromosome 20, ASM2454274v1, whole genome shotgun sequence DNA encodes the following proteins:
- the TBC1D10B gene encoding TBC1 domain family member 10B, translating to MLAAEPALRRVRRREVGGSPQAGGREGAAARAREGVRRHELDPGARRPRTPAPPPRAQRPPRPRRAPSRALRPLPFLGWSRREARGAAPSAASPAGGCEGRPAAMETGPAPLVAPPRRHGAPAAPSPPPRGSRAGPVVVVAPGPPVTTATSAPVTLVAPGEARPAWVPGSAQTSAPVPAPAPAVTGSTVVVLTLEASPEAPKPQVPSGPEPSEPAAVAGAETSRALAAGADSPRTEEARPSPAPGSGTPTGTPTRTPSRTAPGALTAKPPLAPKPGTTVASGVTARSASGQVTGGHGAAAATSSSAGQAPEDPLGPGAGPSGTCEAPVAVVTVTPAPEPAENSQDLGSTSSLGPGISGPRGQAPDTLSYLDSVSLMSGTLESLADDVSSMGSDSEINGLALRKTDKYGFLGGSQYSGSLESSIPVDVARQRELKWLDMFSNWDKWLSRRFQKVKLRCRKGIPSSLRAKAWQYLSNSKELLEQNPGKFEELERAPGDPKWLDVIEKDLHRQFPFHEMFAARGGHGQQDLYRILKAYTIYRPDEGYCQAQAPVAAVLLMHMPAEQAFWCLVQICDKYLPGYYSAGLEAIQLDGEIFFALLRRASPLAHRHLRRQRIDPVLYMTEWFMCIFARTLPWASVLRVWDMFFCEGVKIIFRVALVLLRHTLGSVEKLRSCQGMYETMEQLRNLPQQCMQEDFLVHEVTNLPVTEALIERENAAQLKKWRETRGELQYRPSRRLHGSRAIHEERRRQQPPLGPSSSLLSLPGLKSRGSRAAGGAPSPPPPVRRASAGPAPGPVVTAEGLHPSLPSPTGNSTPLGSSKETRKQEKERQKQEKEREKERQKQEKEREKERQKQEKEREKQEKEREKQEKEREKQEKERQKQEKKAQGRKLSLRRKADGPPGPHDGGDKPSAAEARQDAYF from the exons ATGCTGGCCGCGGAGCCGGCTCTGCGGCGTGTGCGCAGGCGCGAGGTCGGCGGCTCGCCCCaagcgggagggagggagggggcggcGGCGAGAGCGCGCGAGGGGGTGAGACGGCACGAGCTAGACCCCGGCGCGCGGCGTCCCCGGACCCCTGCCCCGCCTCCGCGCGCCCAGCGGCCGCCCCGCCCCCGGCGCGCGCCGAGCCGCGCCCTTCGCCCTCTCCCCTTTCTCGGCTGGTCTCGCCGGGAGGCCCGAGGGGCGGCGCCTTCTGCGGCCTCCCCGGCGGGGGGATGTGAGGGGCGGCCCGCGGCCATGGAGACCGGCCCGGCGCCCCTGGTGGCCCCGCCGCGCCGTCATGGCGCCCCCGCGGCCCCGTCGCCGCCGCCCCGGGGTTCCCGGGCCGGGCCCGTCGTGGTGGTGGCTCCGGGACCTCCAGTGACTACGGCCACTTCGGCCCCCGTCACCCTGGTGGCCCCCGGGGAGGCGCGGCCCGCCTGGGTCCCGGGGTCGGCCCAGACCTCTGCCCCGGTCCCGGCCCCAGCCCCGGCCGTCACGGGCAGCACGGTGGTGGTGCTGACCCTGGAGGCCTCGCCCGAAGCCCCAAAGCCTCAGGTCCCCTCCGGCCCGGAACCCTCAGAGCCCGCGGCCGTGGCTGGAGCTGAGACGTCAAGGGCTCTGGCCGCAGGGGCAGACTCTCCGAGGACAGAGGAGGCTCGACCCTCACCCGCCCCAGGATCAGGGACCCCCACCGGGACCCCTACCAGGACCCCTTCCAGAACGGCTCCTGGGGCCCTGACCGCCAAACCCCCGCTTGCCCCCAAGCCGGGAACCACAGTGGCCTCAGGAGTGACTGCACGGAGTGCATCAGGACAAGTGACAGGTGGGCATGGAGCTGCCGCAGCAACATCATCATCAGCAGGACAGGCTCCTGAGGACCCCTTAGGCCCTGGCGCAGGCCCCTCGGGGACTTGTGAGGCTCCGGTAGCTGTCGTGACCGTGACCCCAGCTCCGGAGCCTGCTGAAAACTCTCAAGACCTGGGCTCCACGTCCAGCCTGGGACCTGGCATCTCTGGGCCTCGAGGGCAGGCCCCGGACACGCTGAGTTACTTGGACTCCGTGAGCCTCATGTCTGGGACCTTGGAGTCCTTGGCGGATGATGTGAGCTCCATGGGCTCAGACTCAGAGATAAACGGGCTGGCCCTGCGCAAGACGGACAAGTATGGCTTCCTTGGGGGCAGCCAGTACTCGGGCAGCCT AGAGAGCTCCATTCCCGTGGACGTGGCTCGGCAGCGGGAGCTCAAATGGCTGGACATGTTCAGTAACTGGGATAAGTGGCTGTCACGGCGATTCCAGAAG GTGAAGCTGCGCTGCCGGAAGGGGATCCCCTCATCTCTCAGAGCCAAGGCCTGGCAGTACCTGTCTAATAGCAAGGAACTTCTGGAGCAGAACCCAGGAAAGTTTGAG GAGCTGGAACGGGCTCCTGGGGACCCCAAGTGGCTGGATGTGATTGAGAAGGACCTGCACCGCCAGTTCCCTTTCCACGAGATGTTTGCTGCTCGAGGGGGGCATGG GCAACAGGACCTGTACCGAATCCTGAAGGCCTACACCATCTACCGGCCTGACGAGGGTTACTGCCAGGCCCAGGCCCCCGTGGCCGCGGTCCTGCTCATGCACATGCCTGCGGAG CAAGCCTTTTGGTGCCTGGTGCAGATCTGCGACAAGTACCTGCCAGGTTACTACAGTGCAGGGCTG GAGGCCATTCAGCTGGACGGGGAGATCTTTTTTGCGCTCCTGCGCCGGGCCTCTCCGCTGGCACATCGCCACCTGCGGCGGCAGCGCATCGACCCTGTGCTCTACATGACGGAGTGGTTCATGTGCATCTTCGCCCGTACCCTGCCCTGGGCATCGGTGCTGCGTGTCTGGGACATGTTTTTCTGTGAAG GCGTTAAGATCATCTTCCGGGTGGCCCTGGTCCTGCTGCGCCACACGCTGGGCTCGGTGGAGAAGCTGCGCTCCTGCCAAGGCATGTATGAGACCATGGAGCAGCTGCGTAACCTGCCCCAGCAGTGCATGCAGGAGGACTTCCTGGTGCACGAG GTGACCAATCTGCCAGTGACAGAAGCACTCATTGAGAGGGAGAATGCAGCCCAGCTCAAGAAGTGGCGGGAAACACGGGGGGAGCTGCAGTATCGGCCCTCACGGCGACTGCATGGCTCCCGGGCCATCCATGAGGAGCGCCGGCGGCAACAGCCACCCCTgggcccctcctccagcctcctcagcctccctggtctCAAGAGCCGAGGCTCCAGGGCTGCTGGAGGGGCCCCCTCCCCGCCGCCTCCCGTCCGCAGGGCCAGTGCTGGGCCTGCCCCAGGGCCTGTGGTCACTGCTGAGGGACTGCATCCATCCCTTCCCTCACCCACTGGCAACAGCACCCCATTGGGTTCCAGCAAGGAGACCAGGAAGCAGGAGAAGGAGCGGCAGAAACAGGAGAAGGAGCGGGAGAAGGAGcggcagaagcaggagaaggagCGGGAGAAGGAGcggcagaagcaggagaaagagcgggagaagcaggagaaggagcgggagaagcaggagaaggagcgggagaagcaggagaaggagcggcagaagcaggagaagaaGGCTCAAGGCCGGAAGCTTTCGCTGCGTCGAAAGGCAGATGGGCCCCCAGGCCCCCACGATGGTGGGGACAAGCCCTCAGCAGCCGAGGCCCGGCAGGACGCTTACTTCTGA
- the CD2BP2 gene encoding CD2 antigen cytoplasmic tail-binding protein 2 produces MPKRKVTFQGVGDEEDEDEISVPKKKLVDPVAGSGGPGSRFKGKHSLDSDEEDDDDGGSSKYDILASEDVEGQEAATLPSEGGVRITPFNLQEEMEEGHFDADGNYFLNRDAQIRDSWLDNIDWVKIRERPPGQHQASDSEEEDSLGQTPMSAQALLEGLLELLLPRETVAGALRRLGARGGGKGSSKGPGRPSSPQRLDRLSGLADQMVARGNLGVYQETRERLAMRLKGLGCQTVGPHNPTPPPSLDMFAEEVAEEELETPTPTQRGEAESPGDGLVDVMWEYKWENTGDAELYGPFTSAQMQTWVSEGYFPDGVYCRKLDPPGGQFYNSKRIDFELYT; encoded by the exons ATGCCAAAGAGGAAAGTGACCTTCCAAGGCGTGGGAGATGAGGAAGATGAGGATGAAATCAGTGTCCCCAAGAAGAAG CTGGTGGACCCTGTGGCTGGGTCAGGGGGTCCTGGGAGCCGCTTCAAAGGCAAACACTCTTTGGATAGCGATgaggaggatgatgatgatgggggGTCCAGCAAATACGACATCCTGGCCTCAGAGGATGTAGAAG GTCAGGAGGCAGCCACACTCCCCAGCGAGGGGGGTGTTCGGATCACACCCTTTAACCtgcaggaggagatggaggaaggaCACTTTGATGCTGATGGCAACTACTTCCTGAACCGGGATGCTCAGATCCGAGACAGCTGGCTGGACAACATTGACTGG GTGAAGATCCGGGAGCGGCCACCTGGCCAGCACCAGGCCTCAGACTCGGAGGAGGAAGACAGCTTGGGCCAGACCCCAATGAGTGCCCAAGCCCTCTTGGAGGGACTTTTGGAGCTTCTGTTGCCTAGAGAGACAGTGGCTGGGGCACTGAGGCGTCTGGGGGCCCGAGGAGGAGGCAAAGGGAGCAGCAAGGGGCCTGGGCGTCCCAGTTCCCCTCAGCGCCTGGACCGGCTCTCCGGGTTGGCCGACCAGATGGTGGCCCGGGGCAACCTTGGCGTGTACCAGGAAACAAGGGAACGGTTGGCTATGCGGCTGAAGGGTTTGGGGTGTCAGACCGTGGGACCCCACAATcccacacccccaccctcccTGGACATGTTCGCTGAGGAAGTGGCAGAGGAGGAACTGGAGACCCCAACCCCTACCCAGAGAGGAG AAGCAGAGTCGCCGGGAGATGGTCTGGTGGATGTGATGTGGGAATATAAGTGGGAGAACACGGGGGATGCCGAGCTGTATGGGCCCTTCACCAGCGCCCAGATGCAG ACCTGGGTGAGTGAAGGCTACTTCCCGGACGGTGTTTATTGCCGGAAGCTGGACCCCCCTGGTGGTCAGTTCTACAACTCCAAACGCATTGACTTTGAGCTCTACACCTGA